The Pseudomonas azadiae genome includes a window with the following:
- a CDS encoding FGGY family carbohydrate kinase, translated as MNNNTPLILAIDEGTSNAKAVLVNELGQVIARGSRALSITHPAPGFSEQDPLSIWHNTLAAIEECLAQVDRPITALAISNQRESVVAWDRQTGEALSPCISWQCRRSTALCAELHAQGHEALVLEKTGLALDPMFSAGKFRWILDHLDNGHARAAAGDICLGTVDSWLLWKLSGGQVFATDYSNAARTQLFNLHTCAWDPQLLALFQIPLVALAPIQPSAGFFAETVAVGGVPAGIPVMSMIGDSHAALYGQGGFAPGLVKATLGTGSSLMTPMSGPIASTHGLSTTLAWHDGVNPTFGMEGNIVHTGAAVQWASRLVAGESLDALTEQAAQLPDNGGVYFVPALSGLGAPHWQADARGLICGLTEATSGAHILRASLESIGYQIRDVFDAMQQDIGNPLKELWVDGGATRNRWLMQFLANLLQRPVVRSLSPEVSALGAAHLAGRALGVWASDEALGALERQRERFEPHADPMMAGRYSEWKKALARTLL; from the coding sequence ATGAACAACAACACGCCGCTGATCCTGGCGATAGACGAAGGCACCAGCAACGCCAAGGCGGTGCTGGTCAACGAACTCGGGCAAGTGATTGCACGCGGTTCACGCGCCTTGAGCATCACCCACCCGGCGCCCGGGTTTTCCGAACAGGACCCGCTGTCGATCTGGCACAACACCCTGGCCGCCATTGAGGAATGCCTGGCCCAGGTGGATCGGCCGATCACTGCGTTGGCCATCAGCAACCAGCGTGAATCGGTCGTGGCCTGGGACCGGCAGACCGGCGAGGCGCTGTCGCCGTGCATCAGTTGGCAATGCCGGCGCTCCACTGCGTTATGTGCCGAGCTGCATGCACAAGGTCATGAAGCGCTGGTCCTGGAAAAAACCGGATTGGCCCTCGACCCGATGTTCTCCGCCGGCAAGTTCCGCTGGATTCTCGATCACCTGGATAACGGCCACGCCCGCGCGGCGGCCGGGGACATCTGCCTGGGGACGGTCGATAGCTGGCTGCTGTGGAAACTCAGCGGTGGCCAGGTGTTTGCCACCGATTACTCCAATGCGGCGCGCACGCAACTGTTCAACCTGCACACCTGCGCCTGGGACCCGCAGCTGTTGGCGCTGTTCCAGATTCCACTGGTCGCATTGGCGCCGATCCAGCCCAGCGCCGGCTTTTTTGCCGAAACCGTCGCGGTGGGCGGTGTGCCCGCCGGCATCCCGGTGATGTCGATGATCGGCGACTCCCACGCCGCGCTCTACGGGCAGGGCGGGTTCGCACCGGGGCTGGTCAAGGCCACCCTTGGCACCGGTTCATCGCTGATGACCCCGATGAGCGGCCCGATTGCTTCCACCCATGGATTGTCGACCACCCTGGCCTGGCATGACGGCGTCAACCCCACCTTCGGCATGGAAGGCAACATTGTTCACACCGGCGCCGCCGTGCAGTGGGCCTCGCGCCTGGTGGCCGGGGAATCCCTGGATGCCTTGACCGAACAGGCCGCGCAACTGCCGGATAACGGCGGCGTGTACTTTGTGCCCGCGTTGTCCGGGCTGGGGGCGCCGCATTGGCAAGCCGACGCGCGCGGGTTGATCTGCGGGCTGACGGAAGCCACTTCCGGCGCGCATATCCTGCGGGCTTCGCTGGAGTCCATCGGGTACCAGATCCGCGATGTGTTCGACGCGATGCAGCAGGATATCGGCAACCCGCTCAAGGAGCTGTGGGTGGATGGCGGCGCCACGCGCAACCGCTGGCTGATGCAGTTCCTGGCCAACCTGCTGCAGCGCCCGGTGGTGCGCAGCCTGTCGCCGGAGGTGTCGGCGCTGGGCGCGGCGCACCTGGCGGGGCGGGCGTTGGGGGTATGGGCGAGTGATGAGGCGCTGGGGGCGCTGGAGCGGCAGCGCGAGCGGTTTGAGCCGCACGCTGATCCGATGATGGCGGGACGTTATTCAGAATGGAAAAAGGCCCTGGCCCGCACACTTCTCTAA
- a CDS encoding LLM class flavin-dependent oxidoreductase, with translation MSRQIHLSAFLLSGPVVHSHAVWRHPETVGNYLDPDYYVRVAKVVEEGLFDFLFFADRLAVGDQMGGFREFALRYGAQDATRLDPLPILSYLVGKTTRLGLGATRSTTYYEPAHIAREFATLDHLSKGRAAWNIVTSMNDSEGRLFGKDKHLEHDLRYDRADEFVEVALKLWNSWGKDALKLDRESGVLADPELIRSVQHQGEWFKVEGPLNIPRTPQGRPVLIQAGSSGRGRRFGARWAEAIFTIHPHLAAMRAFRDDVRAQVVQQGRDADSCKVLTAVMPFIGGSEAEARAKRDQHNALARPELGLVTLASQLNVDLSPFPLSATLAEVAQSPLIHPAAAEKLLMQGPEITLEQLGRIFASSVRVPQLVGTGAQVADQLAELFEQGGCDGFVISPGYLPGSFTEFVESVIPHLQRKGLFRTAYEGSTLREHLGLADLTG, from the coding sequence ATGAGCCGCCAGATCCATTTATCCGCGTTCCTGTTGAGTGGTCCGGTGGTGCACAGCCACGCGGTGTGGCGCCACCCGGAGACGGTCGGCAATTACCTCGACCCCGATTACTACGTGCGGGTGGCCAAGGTGGTGGAGGAGGGGCTGTTCGATTTCCTGTTCTTCGCCGATCGCCTGGCCGTGGGCGACCAGATGGGCGGCTTCCGCGAGTTTGCCCTGCGCTACGGCGCGCAGGACGCCACGCGCCTGGACCCGTTGCCGATCCTCTCCTATCTGGTCGGCAAGACCACCCGGCTGGGCCTGGGCGCCACCCGTTCCACCACCTATTACGAACCGGCGCATATCGCCCGCGAATTCGCCACCCTCGACCACCTGTCCAAAGGCCGCGCGGCGTGGAATATCGTCACCTCGATGAACGACAGCGAAGGGCGTCTGTTCGGCAAGGACAAGCACCTTGAGCATGACCTGCGCTACGACCGCGCCGATGAGTTCGTCGAAGTCGCGCTCAAGCTCTGGAACAGTTGGGGCAAGGACGCGCTGAAGCTGGATCGCGAAAGCGGGGTGCTGGCGGACCCTGAGTTGATCCGTTCGGTGCAGCATCAAGGCGAGTGGTTCAAGGTCGAAGGCCCGCTGAATATTCCGCGTACACCCCAAGGCCGGCCGGTGCTGATCCAGGCCGGCTCTTCCGGACGGGGCCGGCGTTTCGGCGCGCGTTGGGCCGAGGCGATTTTTACCATCCACCCGCACTTGGCGGCGATGCGTGCGTTTCGCGATGACGTGCGCGCGCAGGTGGTGCAGCAAGGCCGCGACGCCGACAGTTGCAAAGTGCTCACGGCGGTGATGCCGTTCATTGGCGGCAGCGAGGCCGAAGCCCGTGCCAAGCGCGACCAGCACAACGCGCTGGCGCGCCCGGAATTGGGGTTGGTGACCCTGGCTTCGCAGCTGAATGTCGACCTGTCGCCATTTCCGCTGTCGGCGACGCTGGCCGAAGTCGCCCAGTCGCCGCTGATCCACCCGGCCGCCGCTGAAAAACTGCTGATGCAGGGCCCCGAAATCACCCTGGAACAACTCGGGCGCATCTTCGCCAGTAGCGTACGCGTGCCGCAGTTAGTGGGCACCGGGGCGCAGGTGGCCGACCAGTTGGCCGAGCTGTTCGAACAGGGTGGTTGCGATGGGTTTGTGATTTCGCCGGGGTATCTGCCGGGCTCGTTCACCGAGTTTGTCGAGAGCGTGATTCCGCATTTGCAGCGCAAAGGGTTGTTCCGCACGGCGTATGAAGGGTCGACGCTGCGCGAGCATTTGGGGCTTGCCGATCTCACAGGCTGA
- a CDS encoding transketolase produces the protein MNAFQYDAHQIKEQARLIRRHVIRLNADSPAGGHTGADLSETDILATLYFRILNTGPERTDDPERDIYIQSKGHGVGGLYCCLAQAGYIPTEWLATYQHFNSHLPGHPVRQKTPGIELNTGALGHGLPVAVGLALAAKMSGSKKRIYVLTGDGELAEGSNWEAAMAAAKYGLDNLFVIVDKNKLQLAGLTADIMPLDPLDVKWAAFGFSVSECDGNDVGQLIQALESMQTKSGTPQVLIAHTIKGKGVSFIEARPEWHHRVPKGDEINAALEELNHGE, from the coding sequence ATGAATGCCTTCCAGTACGACGCCCACCAGATCAAAGAACAGGCCCGCCTGATCCGACGCCACGTGATCCGCCTGAACGCCGACTCACCGGCCGGCGGTCACACCGGGGCGGACCTGTCGGAAACCGACATCCTCGCCACCCTGTATTTCCGTATCCTCAATACCGGACCGGAGCGTACCGATGACCCGGAGCGCGATATCTATATCCAGAGCAAAGGCCACGGCGTCGGCGGCTTGTATTGCTGCCTGGCGCAGGCGGGCTACATTCCAACCGAATGGCTGGCGACCTATCAACATTTCAATTCCCACTTGCCTGGCCACCCGGTGCGCCAGAAAACCCCCGGCATCGAACTCAACACCGGTGCCCTCGGCCACGGCTTGCCGGTGGCGGTGGGGCTGGCATTGGCGGCAAAAATGTCCGGCAGCAAAAAACGCATTTATGTCTTGACCGGCGACGGCGAACTGGCCGAAGGCTCCAATTGGGAAGCGGCAATGGCGGCGGCCAAGTACGGCCTGGATAACCTGTTCGTGATCGTCGACAAGAACAAGCTGCAGCTGGCGGGGTTGACGGCCGACATCATGCCGCTCGACCCGCTGGACGTGAAATGGGCCGCCTTCGGCTTCAGCGTCAGCGAATGCGACGGCAACGACGTGGGCCAATTGATCCAGGCCCTGGAAAGCATGCAGACCAAGAGCGGCACGCCCCAGGTGCTGATCGCCCACACGATCAAAGGCAAGGGCGTGTCGTTTATCGAAGCCCGTCCCGAATGGCACCACCGCGTGCCCAAGGGTGACGAAATCAACGCGGCACTGGAGGAGTTGAACCATGGCGAGTGA
- the glsB gene encoding glutaminase B, whose translation MQAMLSSILDEVRPLIGLGKVADYIPALADVPANQLGIAVYGNDGSAYRAGDADTLFSVQSISKVFSLVQAIDHGGETIWERLGHEPSGQPFNSLVQLEFERGRPRNPFINAGALVICDINQSRFAVPILSMRDFVRRLSGNPQILVNSVVADSEAQHGARNAAMAYLMKSFGNFHNDVDAVLHSYFNYCALQMSCMDLAKAFSFLANEGTSAHSGEQILTARQTKQVNSIMATSGLYDEAGNFAYRVGLPGKSGVGGGIVAVVPGQFTVCVWSPELNAAGNSLAGIKALELLSERIGWSVF comes from the coding sequence ATGCAGGCGATGCTTTCGTCGATCCTTGACGAAGTGCGCCCATTGATCGGCCTCGGCAAAGTCGCCGACTACATCCCGGCGCTGGCCGATGTACCCGCCAACCAACTCGGCATCGCGGTGTATGGCAACGACGGTTCGGCCTACCGCGCCGGCGACGCCGATACGTTGTTCTCGGTGCAAAGCATTTCCAAGGTGTTCAGCCTGGTGCAGGCCATCGACCATGGCGGCGAAACCATCTGGGAACGCCTGGGCCATGAGCCGTCCGGGCAGCCGTTCAACTCCCTGGTGCAATTGGAATTCGAACGCGGCCGCCCGCGCAATCCCTTTATCAATGCCGGCGCGCTGGTGATCTGCGACATCAACCAATCGCGCTTCGCCGTGCCGATCCTGTCGATGCGCGACTTCGTACGGCGCCTGTCGGGCAACCCGCAGATCCTGGTCAACAGCGTGGTCGCCGACTCCGAAGCCCAACACGGCGCGCGCAACGCGGCCATGGCTTACCTGATGAAATCCTTCGGCAATTTCCACAACGATGTGGATGCCGTGCTGCACAGCTACTTCAACTACTGCGCCCTGCAGATGAGCTGCATGGACCTGGCCAAGGCCTTCAGCTTCCTCGCCAACGAGGGCACGAGCGCCCACAGCGGCGAGCAGATATTGACGGCGCGCCAGACCAAACAAGTCAACTCGATCATGGCCACCAGCGGGCTGTATGACGAAGCGGGCAACTTTGCCTACCGGGTGGGCTTGCCGGGCAAGAGCGGAGTCGGCGGCGGGATTGTCGCAGTGGTGCCGGGGCAGTTTACGGTGTGCGTGTGGTCGCCGGAGTTGAACGCGGCGGGGAACTCGCTGGCGGGGATCAAGGCGTTGGAATTGCTGAGTGAGCGGATTGGGTGGTCGGTGTTTTGA
- a CDS encoding transketolase family protein, whose product MASEHLASVMVQAFIDAVDAGLDVVPVVSDSTSTAKIGPFVQRFPERLINVGIAEQSLVSVAAGLALGGKIAATCNAAPFLISRANEQIKVDVCYNQANVKMFGLNAGTSYGPLASTHHSLDDISVMRGFGHVQIFAPADATECRQIVDYALRHEGPVYIRLDGKALPDVHGAGYQFKPGQVDILRQGADVSIVALGSVVHEAVDAAALLAEQGIQAQVINLSSIRPLQRDVLLSALSGTRAVITVEEHNINGGVGSLVAEVLAEAGLGIGLTRLGIGDGEYAAAGAREPTRALHNIDAAGIVAAATRLR is encoded by the coding sequence ATGGCGAGTGAACATTTGGCGAGCGTCATGGTGCAGGCTTTCATCGACGCGGTCGACGCCGGGCTCGATGTGGTGCCGGTGGTCAGCGACTCCACGTCCACGGCCAAGATCGGGCCATTCGTCCAGCGTTTTCCCGAGCGGCTGATCAACGTCGGCATTGCCGAGCAGTCGCTGGTCAGTGTGGCGGCGGGGTTGGCCCTGGGCGGCAAGATCGCTGCCACCTGCAATGCCGCGCCGTTCCTGATTTCGCGGGCCAACGAGCAGATCAAGGTCGATGTTTGCTACAACCAGGCCAACGTCAAGATGTTCGGCCTGAACGCCGGCACCAGCTACGGCCCGTTGGCGAGCACCCACCACAGCCTCGACGATATTTCGGTGATGCGTGGCTTTGGCCACGTGCAGATCTTCGCCCCGGCCGATGCCACTGAGTGCCGGCAAATCGTCGATTACGCCCTGCGGCATGAAGGGCCGGTGTACATCCGTCTCGACGGCAAGGCGCTGCCCGACGTGCATGGTGCTGGCTACCAGTTCAAACCCGGCCAGGTGGATATCCTGCGCCAGGGCGCGGACGTGAGCATCGTGGCCCTGGGCTCAGTGGTGCACGAAGCGGTCGACGCGGCGGCGTTGCTGGCGGAGCAGGGCATCCAGGCCCAGGTGATCAACCTGTCGTCCATCCGGCCATTGCAGCGTGACGTGTTGCTCAGCGCCTTGAGCGGTACGCGCGCGGTGATCACCGTCGAAGAACACAACATCAATGGTGGCGTCGGCAGCCTGGTCGCCGAAGTGCTCGCCGAAGCCGGCCTGGGCATCGGGTTGACGCGCCTGGGCATCGGCGATGGCGAATACGCCGCCGCCGGTGCACGCGAGCCGACGCGCGCCTTGCATAACATCGACGCGGCTGGGATCGTGGCGGCTGCCACTCGGTTGCGGTGA
- a CDS encoding DUF6124 family protein encodes MIKDSPNPPEHLFAVRPNLDTETLLVNASQDLASISDIAVHLAFEVDGAQRNVALGICRMLEGVQLLVNKALDEAYPAT; translated from the coding sequence ATGATTAAAGACAGCCCCAATCCCCCAGAACACCTCTTCGCCGTACGCCCCAACCTGGACACGGAAACCCTGCTGGTCAACGCCTCCCAGGATTTAGCCTCCATCAGTGATATCGCCGTTCACCTGGCCTTCGAAGTCGATGGCGCTCAACGTAACGTCGCACTCGGCATCTGCCGCATGCTCGAAGGCGTGCAATTGCTAGTGAACAAGGCCTTGGACGAAGCCTATCCAGCCACTTGA